The segment TAATAATCTGTTTAAAccgaaattatatatatgtggatCACATTATTTACATCACGTGGATATTGTTTCTTTGATTTGGGATTAATTAGTCTTTGTTTTATCTTTTGGCTTTGCGAGTCTGAAAGGTTATCAGTTATATATGCTGTCTTCAAGCGCAGATCCGCTCGTGaacctttttcttttgttgtgtgttttttttcttgtattagCTTCCCCGTGAACTCCATGCAACGTCTTAGAATTTACCCCAGTGTCCTTCCATATGTTTAATTTCTTCTAATATATTATAGTTCAGTCACATGTatagatttataaatttcacaaaattatataattttatgtactGTTATAAAATTCGGTTGTCTGATACAGATGAAATCTGAAGGGGTAAATGTTGGaatatttatttgttgttggtagcataaccttttttttttgataaagaagtGTTGCTGTGATTGTTTTTATTGTGTTCACCAAAGGATCTGTGCTGTTGTCCCTATAAAACATCCATTTCGAATAATTCGAGTTATGGACTGTGTTAGAGTATACATACATGACATGCGAGTTATAAAAACTATATGTTTTCATATGATGTATTTGAATATGTGTATCAGTGTGCGTGAAATGAGAGAGATCATGGGTATTTACTGTTATGTTTCTTCATAAATTCACAGAGACAAATTTTGTCTCTTCTCGTGTCCAAACCATTTTGTTCTCACTATACATAGCCTATCATCCAATCACCGTTCAACATTTGGATATCGTAGATGCATATATCTATACGTAATACGGTATGTCAAATTAAATACAAATGTCAGTGATGATCACATGTATATCATTTATGTTGAGTCATACATACATTAACAGTTTGTACCAAACCTCTTGCCAGTGGTCTAGAAAATTTTGCTGTTCTaagcaaaataattatttccttaaaattcattaatttcATTGAGTTAATTAAACTTTACTTGTAGATTAtttagtttgtatttttattagaacataactttttatttagaaaaaattattttttcgcCATCCATTTAGAATAAAATGTTTGAATTCTTCTTCAGTATAtggttatatttatttataataatatgattttatagtCAGTTTTGACTTTTGATTGATTATAAAGATTATatgaaaatacaatttttaataGAGTGAATTAGGCCAAAAACCTAAAATAATATGGAAATTGGAAAAATACTCAAATGATACAAATATAAGAATTCAAATACTCAAATATCTAAAAGTAATGTGTATATTGATAATTATGGAATATTGTTTGGGTAGGAAGTGAAAattctctttttaatattgGATTTATTATTGAAGAGAGTGTTAAAACGAGAACCCCCTTTTCAGGAAGAAGAGTTCAAAGTCGTTAAGTGAAGTGCAAACAATGTTATAATGACAATCCAACATTGCTGGAGATTGGGTTATCGTATAGGATTATTCTGGAAGGAGATAGCAAGAAAGCAACTGAAATATTAAATGGCAAGAAACTTCATCTTGGATCGATCACACAATTGGAAGAGGGAGATTAAATAGTGGTGTCACAAGTTTGAAGATGTTATTTTAGATTTCACTGGGGGGGGGGACAAACAAAGTATAGCAGATAAACTCACAACATTTCACAACATTAAGATGACAATTAGATTCTTTGTGTTTCTTTCCATTACTTTGTACCAAACGGCATCTATAAGGGCATCCGCATCCATAAATCCTATGGGGTTcacaactttatttttttttaattttctttttatttttttgtttgattaaaaaaagaattaaccGACAAATAGAGGGCCGCCACGTGGCAAATCCATGGCGAACCGAATTCATCCGGACGAACCCCAACAAAACGAGTTCGTCACggttcattattatttttatttttttggaaagtgTGAGAACTTCTCCATACAGATGATCTAATCTTCTTTATTCGTGAAGATCATGTATAAAAAAGAACCACTTTCAGTTGGGCTTAGACACAACAGGCCCAGTTTCATGTGGATTTGGGCCAGTCTCCACTTTGGGAAACCAATACGGTTCTTCAGCTAACCGGAATCAAATCAAATATCCAAGTTCCGGTTTGGAAAATTGAGCAAACCAAaccctatatatataaagggttTTGAACTCACTAACCAATTTGTCGTATGAGACAGACAGAGGCCATGACTGGTCCGGTGAAGCTGAGAGAAAGAGTCAATCTAACCGACAATGAAAGGCAAATCTTCGACCTTCTTATAGGTGCTCCCAAGGAATCTAACCCCAAAACGCAGCTTCGCGTCGCCGGTGGTTGGGTGCGCGACAAGGTACTTACTTACTTACTACTACTCTTCCTCTAAAGTTTTTatccttttttctttctaaattgCGTGAAAATTATTAATTCATTCGCCATTGGTCGTTTCTGTCAAAATTCGAAAGTTTTTCTgatatttttgtgtgtgtttggttGAAAGCTTCTGGGGAGAGATTCTGAGGATATTGACATAAGCCCTGTTCGTTTCGTCATCGCTGAAAACAGCGGCAGCGTTCAAAAAAGTAGGGCAacggagacaaaaaaaaattaacagaaTCAAAAGTTAATTGCCGCAGATTGATTGCTGGAGACATAAAAAAGGAGACGCCAGTGCCGCTGAAATTTTGCTGTCACATGTATTGCTTCTTTAGTCTCTGCCGGGCCTACATGGAAGCTATGTGGAACCTAATTCAGACACCTGGGCTCGTTAGCTTCAGTGTAAGTTAAATTAGCCTGTCACCATCGgttcttgttttgtttatttcagTTAGATCTTTACTGgtggtcaatttttttttgtagggtGAAGAAAGAAGGCTTGCTCTTTACGCAGCTCTGTTTCTGCCGTTTAGAAAAACTATCTACAAGGATAACGAAGGGAAACTGGTACTGATACTTCACTAAGCATTTTATGCTCTTAGCTTAAATCTTGACTTCTTGATTCTCTAAGCAAACGTAACATGAACCTTTTCCAGGTTTCCGTTGTCAACTACATCTTTAAGAAGTCTATGAAGCGGAAGTTTAAGGACGCTGAAACAGTGAGCCTTGTTTATTAATGTTCAGTGTCTTAATCCCCCATGGTAACATAATCCATCTGCTTCCTTCAGGTTATCAGTATACACCGTGCCGCGGAGAAGTTCATGTCGTTGATAATTCCTCTTCAGTTTAAGAATCCATTACAACTGGAGAGACTTGATTGGGCTAGTGAGATTCTTGAGATCTGTGAATCCATCTCCCTATATGATCCACAGGTCCCTGCAACTTCGAAATTAAGAGTACTCACTGGTAATCTCCACTAGCGCATCTATACTAGTGTCCTACGACCACCACCTTAAATGCGCAACTCTATAATGGGTTGTCTCTGGTCATACTCTCCAGGGTTTCTTCTTAGAGATATCAAAGGTTTCTGGCGCGTTGCCTTGTTAATATCATTTCTGCTGTATAAGGATGATGATGGCATGAGTCTTGATCTTGACAAGAGACGAGAATTTTATCTAACGATTCAGGAAACCATCCGTGAACTGAGTAAGTGTATTTTTGATAAGTGATAGCACTGAAGATGGAAAATTGTGAGAGAGTTATAGAATGTGTTGGTAGAATAAATGTGTTTCTTGCTTTAACATCACAGGTCTTGATAACATTTGGGATACAAAGCCTCTGATGGATGGAAAAGCGATCATTAAAGAAGTACAAAAGGGAAGACCGGTTACCGCAGAACAAGACAGAGGACCCATTATCCGTGAATGGGTAAGTCTTCATCTGCATATTAATTAGAAAACATTCATGTAGGGTTTGATTGTTAACATGCGATTCTGCAGTGTTATACTATTAATCACATCTGGCTACGCTCTGTTTTGCAGCAAAAGAAATTGCTAACATGGCAGCTAAGTTATGACAAAGCCTCCGCAGCGGAATGCATCAATTGGATGAGACCAAAACGAACAAGGACTTGTGTGACTTCTATACTATTAATCACATCTTGCTTCTCTCTGTTCTTGTTGCTCTGTTTTGCAGGAAAAGAAATTGTTAACATGGCAGCTATCTTATGACAAATCCTCCGCAGAGGCATGCATCAATTGGATGAGACAAAAACAAGCAAGGACTTGTGTGACTTCTGAACGTGGGGAAAGTTCGTGACATTGCTGTTTAAGGCTAGATGATTAGTTGGTTTCCCTTACTATAGGAAAAGATAAATCTTTCTTTTGTTCCATTTTTTACGAGAAAACAGTCAAAACATATGAAGTTGTGTTGACCAAGCTAAATTAGGTATAAATTAAGTTGGTAAAAATCATGAACTTTAGATATCAtatcaaatttctttttatatttgaaataattattttgaatacCTATTCagatttgtgttaaaaaaaaagaataccaATTCAGATTCtggtaatatttttaaaatttgttggGTACTCTTGGTTCTTAGGTTTTTTGATTACCCATGTGgattcaattaataatatttcgGTTTCGGTTATGTATTATACCATTTTACAATATTTATTCATGTTCTTCTCCGATCCGATACTGATTCATTTTTGGTCGgtttaaatcttaaaattttggtttatatcTAATTTGTCTTAACCAAAAcaagattatatttttggatcatTGAAGTGTTCATGCTTTTTAGCAAAACTGTAAGTTAGATATTTTGTGGtcaattttgttatttttattttagtaaaacgATATTGTTTCCATTTTCGTTAAAAATAACCGTTGGTTAagtgaaaattaaaattgacTAAATTTATATCTAATTTGTCTTGATCAAGAAAAATTCATGTGTTTTTGGATTAATGAAGAATTCATGTTTTTATGTATGTGATCAAGCAACAAGAAGAATACTAGCTAAACCTCTCATTGTTTGTCCTAATAGCTTAATGAGACAGTGGGCTGATGAACTACTTAAATGGTATCTCTAGTTGCAAAACTCTCTGTTTTGATATTCCATGGCTTCAGTAGAAGTGATATATGCAGTAGATAGCAAAATATGGTATTGGTATTACCTCTCAAAGTATGATATTGGTCTTTTACTACGATTGCACAGTTTAGAATGGTGCTAGATGAAGAACAGGCCATCAAGAATCATGACAGCCAAAATTGAAAACAAGAAGAACTACAAGTCAGTCttctttttatgaaacaaaatttgTGCTGACGTTTATCAAGGTTTTGGCCAAGTTGTTGTAATGATAATTTCTTTATAGGCTGCTAGCATTGGACCAAATCCTGTTGCATCTTCTTTGGTTCTCATCATGGAAACATGGTGTAACTGCACTACTGAAGTTCAAGCCGTTTGAGCTCACCGCATTGGTCAGACAAGACCTGTAAGAGTGGTGCGTCTCTTGGTAAAAGATTTGGTTAACAATAGTATGATATCCCTTCAGGTAAATAATCTCATTTCTACAAATGCTTTTTGGTTTACTATTGAGATTTATTATAACTGATTTTACTCACAGAACTGTTGAcaggaaaagaagaagacacCTATATGCATAAACTCTGTTGATGCTTTGAAGGTTCTTGAAGACAAGGTTATTGCTCGGTTCTTCAGCAACAAGTCCCCTTCTATCCGATCCAGATATGATCTATTTTGGATATGATGATGACAACCACCGAAAACAATTTAATCAACTAGTTGAAGAACAATAAAGCAATGTAGTTATTTAGTGAGTGTTGTTTTGTGGAGAAAATTGTGGTTTTATGTGTTGTGTGTTTTGTGTCTGTTGATGTTTGATGTAGtgggttttttattttttatttttttaaaattggttAAATCATCAATTACATCATCATATAAGCtatggtatattttttgttacatataaattttgttatcatTTTCAAAACTCATTTATTTGCTTTCTGTAATTTGCTTTAGCTAGTATCTTTCTCAATGCATCCTCTTGCATATACTTCACATTTGAAACActagttttgtttctttctttggaAGCCTTTGGATAAAAAAACTACTTAAGACGATGATATGTGAAGAAAGCCCTAACTAGAGAACTGATCAATTAATATCTTTGCCATAAATCAGGCCCTTGAACCTAAGCTACATTTTCCAGTGTTAATCATGACTTGATATGATTCTATATTCATCTAACTATTTCATCAAAAATGGTTAATTTATAAGAAATTGATATATGAAAAGCTGCTTACCTCGTATAAAGTCGAAGTGGGGTCTATCCTTTTCGTTGCATACGGAGATTTTAACTCTTGTAAGTTCCATCACTTTGGAATTTTCCACAAGTTGAAATGTATCCTGCAAACCAAGGTATACAAGTTATGAAATGACGCGAAAG is part of the Raphanus sativus cultivar WK10039 chromosome 5, ASM80110v3, whole genome shotgun sequence genome and harbors:
- the LOC108860673 gene encoding uncharacterized protein LOC108860673, translated to MYCFFSLCRAYMEAMWNLIQTPGLVSFSGEERRLALYAALFLPFRKTIYKDNEGKLVSVVNYIFKKSMKRKFKDAETVISIHRAAEKFMSLIIPLQFKNPLQLERLDWASEILEICESISLYDPQVPATSKLRVLTGFLLRDIKGFWRVALLISFLLYKDDDGMSLDLDKRREFYLTIQETIRELSLDNIWDTKPLMDGKAIIKEVQKGRPVTAEQDRGPIIREWQKKLLTWQLSYDKASAAECINWMRPKRTRTCVTSILLITSCFSLFLLLCFAGKEIVNMAAIL